One stretch of Halobacillus litoralis DNA includes these proteins:
- the msrA gene encoding peptide-methionine (S)-S-oxide reductase MsrA, protein MKKRTKWIMIIVVLSIVAVLAIPEAYAYLTKRNYDSEAVTANEIPEGYEVATLAGGCFWCMEPPFEKLKGVHSVISGYTGGKTKNPSYDEVSSGGTGHIESVQVYYDPNVISYEQILDVFWRQINPTDDEGQFVDRGYQYTTAIFYHTPEQRETAERSKQRLQSSSRFKNELVTPIRKAEEFYKAEEYHQDYYKKNKVRYDFYRGNSGRDQYLEEKWGEDLEVDLPKK, encoded by the coding sequence GTGAAGAAGCGGACGAAATGGATCATGATTATAGTCGTACTTTCAATAGTTGCTGTTCTTGCCATCCCGGAAGCTTATGCTTATTTAACAAAGCGAAATTATGATAGTGAAGCTGTGACAGCAAATGAAATACCTGAAGGATATGAGGTGGCTACTCTGGCGGGAGGATGCTTTTGGTGTATGGAGCCACCATTTGAGAAATTGAAGGGCGTCCATAGTGTCATATCCGGTTATACGGGAGGAAAAACAAAAAATCCTTCTTACGATGAAGTATCTTCCGGAGGAACGGGCCATATTGAGTCCGTTCAAGTCTATTATGATCCAAACGTCATTTCCTATGAGCAGATTCTCGATGTCTTCTGGAGACAAATCAATCCCACCGATGACGAAGGTCAGTTTGTGGATCGAGGGTACCAATATACGACCGCCATTTTCTATCATACCCCCGAACAGCGGGAAACTGCTGAACGTTCCAAACAAAGACTCCAAAGCTCCAGTCGCTTTAAGAATGAATTAGTCACTCCGATTCGAAAAGCGGAAGAGTTTTACAAAGCAGAGGAATACCATCAAGATTATTACAAGAAAAATAAAGTGAGGTACGATTTTTACCGTGGCAATTCAGGTCGCGATCAATATTTAGAAGAAAAATGGGGCGAGGACTTAGAAGTGGATCTTCCTAAGAAGTAA
- the nadE gene encoding NAD(+) synthase, with product MEERIEYLTNWLRTKTEEAGADGLLVGISGGIDSAVVSYLIKRAFPGNSLGVILPINQGVEDQSDALAVVEGADLDYVGIELTDAYQTTYDTVKTQLNEKGDWNDDKSQLGGANLQARLRMSTLYAVGNNYNYLVVGTDNAAEDYTGYFTKYGDGGVDLVPLINLRKEEVKEMAKALGVPDSIIHKKPSAELWEGQTDEEELGMSYDTIDAFLRGEKIDPEDEKDLKERHMKTEHKRQIPAGPDRFEGA from the coding sequence ATGGAAGAGAGAATTGAGTATTTGACTAATTGGCTGCGGACGAAGACAGAAGAAGCAGGGGCTGACGGGCTTTTAGTCGGGATCAGCGGTGGGATTGATTCTGCTGTAGTATCATATTTGATCAAGCGTGCCTTTCCCGGAAATTCTTTAGGGGTAATTCTGCCGATTAATCAAGGCGTGGAAGACCAAAGCGATGCTCTGGCTGTCGTGGAAGGGGCGGACCTTGATTATGTGGGGATTGAATTGACGGATGCCTATCAAACGACTTACGACACCGTAAAAACACAGTTGAATGAAAAAGGCGACTGGAATGATGATAAATCACAGCTTGGTGGTGCGAATCTTCAGGCAAGACTCCGAATGAGTACGCTTTATGCTGTAGGGAACAACTACAATTACCTTGTTGTGGGTACAGATAATGCAGCAGAAGATTATACCGGCTATTTTACGAAATACGGAGATGGTGGCGTGGATCTTGTTCCTCTGATCAACCTCCGAAAAGAAGAAGTGAAGGAAATGGCTAAAGCACTAGGTGTGCCAGATTCCATCATTCATAAAAAACCGAGTGCTGAGCTGTGGGAAGGACAGACAGATGAAGAAGAACTCGGAATGTCTTATGATACAATCGATGCTTTTCTAAGAGGGGAGAAAATTGATCCTGAAGATGAAAAGGATTTGAAGGAGCGTCACATGAAGACCGAACATAAGCGGCAGATTCCGGCTGGACCCGACCGGTTCGAAGGAGCGTGA
- a CDS encoding RluA family pseudouridine synthase, with the protein MHSFRSNKEVTLNNENPHWKTATVKSGDILRVRLFRPQPLEVTPTYMDIDVIYEDDHILVVNKPAGVFTHPNTPHEHDTLVNGVAFYFQMNGIEATPKYVHRLDRDTSGAILFAKHDLAIAMLGKELQERKIKRTYLAWAHGKLKPRRGKIEKPIGKDRHHPVRRRVSQGGQHAETHYEVLSYDASHDASLVKLQLQTGRTHQIRVHLSHIGHPLLGDEMYGGKGSIDYKQALHAARLTLIHPFTEKEILCLAMPASNSPLFTNEQVKSLDPSSST; encoded by the coding sequence ATGCATAGTTTTCGTTCCAACAAAGAAGTGACTTTAAACAATGAGAATCCTCATTGGAAGACAGCGACAGTCAAAAGTGGCGATATTTTACGTGTTCGGCTTTTCCGTCCGCAACCACTTGAAGTGACGCCGACTTATATGGATATTGACGTCATTTACGAGGATGATCATATCCTGGTCGTCAATAAGCCGGCCGGCGTGTTTACGCATCCGAATACCCCGCACGAGCATGACACCCTGGTCAATGGAGTCGCTTTTTATTTTCAAATGAATGGCATTGAGGCCACCCCGAAATACGTACATCGTCTCGACCGTGATACTTCAGGGGCCATCCTTTTTGCCAAGCATGATCTCGCTATTGCCATGTTGGGAAAAGAGCTGCAGGAGCGGAAAATCAAAAGGACGTATTTGGCCTGGGCTCATGGGAAGCTGAAACCACGTCGTGGAAAGATTGAAAAACCGATCGGAAAAGACCGTCATCATCCTGTGAGAAGACGAGTTTCACAAGGTGGCCAGCATGCAGAAACGCATTACGAAGTTCTATCTTACGATGCCTCCCATGATGCCTCTCTTGTGAAATTACAGTTGCAAACCGGCAGGACCCATCAAATTCGTGTACACCTCAGTCATATCGGACACCCGCTCCTCGGGGACGAAATGTACGGTGGAAAAGGAAGCATCGATTACAAACAGGCTCTCCATGCTGCAAGGCTTACATTGATTCACCCCTTCACAGAAAAGGAAATCCTGTGTCTGGCCATGCCCGCCAGTAATTCACCATTATTTACAAATGAACAAGTGAAATCTTTAGACCCATCATCCTCAACATAA
- a CDS encoding FixH family protein, translated as MKKVFLFIILLLVVSACSANNNEQDSSSAEESNEAAEVPEVQVEFEHEPLPVNKKTTIQASVTQGGEPVPDAEYVKFEIWQSEDGQDSSETIKAKHKEGGIYTITYSFAKEGTYQVIAHTQVDDLHTMPQNEVAVGQQAEASGHEHGDSSGKFMVHLMTEQTFKAGEASTLTTHINHMEEPFSEALVRYEISSDQLEKHMYIDAEEKEPGEYTANYTFPESGSYTINVHYEKPAEEIHGHQKENIEVHQ; from the coding sequence ATGAAAAAAGTATTCTTATTCATTATTTTATTACTTGTGGTGAGTGCTTGTTCTGCAAACAATAACGAGCAGGATTCCTCATCAGCGGAGGAAAGTAACGAGGCTGCTGAAGTTCCTGAAGTACAAGTGGAATTTGAGCATGAACCCCTGCCTGTAAACAAAAAAACGACTATTCAAGCATCTGTCACCCAAGGTGGAGAACCTGTGCCGGATGCAGAATATGTGAAATTTGAAATTTGGCAAAGTGAAGATGGACAGGATTCATCTGAAACGATTAAAGCAAAGCATAAAGAAGGCGGCATTTATACCATCACCTATAGCTTTGCAAAAGAAGGTACGTATCAGGTGATTGCGCATACCCAGGTCGATGACCTTCATACGATGCCTCAAAACGAGGTCGCCGTTGGGCAGCAAGCAGAGGCTAGTGGACACGAGCATGGTGATAGTAGCGGAAAGTTCATGGTTCACTTGATGACAGAACAAACCTTTAAAGCTGGAGAAGCATCCACACTGACTACACATATCAACCACATGGAAGAACCATTTTCTGAAGCACTTGTGCGCTACGAAATCAGTTCGGATCAACTGGAGAAGCACATGTATATCGATGCTGAAGAAAAGGAGCCTGGGGAGTACACAGCGAATTATACATTCCCTGAATCTGGTTCGTACACCATCAACGTTCATTATGAGAAACCAGCAGAGGAAATTCACGGACACCAAAAAGAAAACATCGAAGTTCATCAATAA
- the typA gene encoding translational GTPase TypA translates to MQHRDDIRNIAIIAHVDHGKTTLVDQMLHYSGTFRDNEHVDERAMDSNDLEKERGITILAKNTAINYNDARINILDTPGHADFGGEVERILKMVDGVLLVVDAYEGCMPQTRFVLKKALEQKLTPVVVLNKIDRPNARPDEVVDEVLDLFIELGADDEQLEFPVVYASALNGTSGDEPEDQQETMDPIFKLIMNNIPAPVDTKEEPLQFQVTLLDYNDYLGRIGVGRVFNGSIKVGQQVSLMKKDGSVKNFRVSKLFGFIGLKRVEIEEAKAGDIIALAGLEDINVGETVCLPEHQNAMEIPRIDEPTLQMTFLVNNSPFAGREGKYVTSRQIEERLMTQLETDVSLRVDPTDSPDAFTVSGRGELHLSILVENMRREGYELQLSKPKVILKEIDGQTCEPVERVQIDTPAEYQGAVMESIGYRKGEMQDMVNDGNGQVRLEFLVPSRGLIGYSTEFMTQTRGYGILNHTFDGYAPLVKGQVGGRREGVLVSLDKGKASTYGIMNLEDRGTIFVEPGTEVYEGMIVGEHNRENDLTVNITKEKHLTNIRSANKDTTNTIKKTRQMTLEEAIEYLDDDEYCEVTPENVRLRKKYLNKNEREKMAKKKKLQNTEV, encoded by the coding sequence ATGCAACACAGAGATGATATTCGTAATATAGCGATCATCGCGCACGTTGACCACGGAAAAACAACATTGGTCGACCAAATGCTTCACTATTCCGGAACTTTCCGTGATAACGAGCATGTCGATGAGCGCGCTATGGACTCTAATGATTTGGAAAAAGAACGCGGCATCACGATTTTAGCCAAAAATACCGCCATCAATTATAATGATGCGCGTATAAATATTTTAGATACCCCTGGTCACGCTGACTTCGGTGGAGAAGTAGAACGTATCCTTAAAATGGTTGACGGTGTACTTCTTGTTGTCGATGCTTACGAAGGCTGTATGCCCCAAACACGTTTTGTTTTGAAAAAAGCATTGGAACAAAAATTGACACCTGTTGTCGTATTGAATAAAATCGACCGCCCGAATGCTCGCCCGGATGAGGTTGTCGATGAAGTTCTGGATCTTTTCATCGAACTTGGTGCTGATGATGAGCAGTTGGAATTCCCTGTCGTCTATGCTTCTGCACTTAACGGAACTTCTGGAGATGAACCAGAGGACCAGCAGGAAACCATGGATCCAATTTTCAAGTTGATCATGAACAACATTCCAGCTCCTGTAGATACAAAAGAAGAACCATTACAATTCCAAGTCACGTTGCTTGATTATAATGACTATCTTGGACGTATCGGAGTTGGACGTGTCTTCAATGGCTCGATCAAAGTAGGTCAGCAGGTATCCTTGATGAAGAAGGATGGATCAGTGAAGAACTTCCGTGTTTCCAAATTGTTCGGTTTCATCGGTTTGAAACGTGTTGAAATTGAAGAAGCAAAAGCTGGAGATATTATCGCCCTGGCTGGCTTGGAAGATATTAACGTCGGAGAAACGGTCTGTCTGCCTGAACATCAGAATGCGATGGAAATCCCTCGTATAGATGAACCGACACTACAAATGACTTTCCTTGTCAACAACAGTCCGTTTGCTGGTCGTGAAGGAAAGTATGTCACGTCTCGTCAAATTGAAGAACGTTTGATGACTCAACTTGAAACAGATGTCAGCCTACGTGTTGATCCTACTGATTCTCCGGATGCCTTTACGGTTTCAGGACGTGGTGAACTACACCTTTCTATCCTAGTAGAAAATATGCGTCGTGAAGGGTATGAGCTTCAACTTTCCAAGCCGAAGGTAATCCTGAAAGAAATCGATGGACAAACGTGTGAACCGGTAGAACGTGTTCAAATTGATACACCTGCAGAATACCAAGGTGCGGTCATGGAATCCATTGGTTACCGTAAAGGTGAAATGCAGGACATGGTCAACGATGGAAATGGTCAAGTACGTCTCGAGTTCCTAGTGCCATCTCGTGGTCTGATTGGCTATTCTACAGAGTTCATGACGCAAACTCGCGGATATGGAATTCTTAACCATACCTTTGATGGCTATGCTCCACTTGTAAAAGGTCAAGTCGGCGGCCGTCGAGAAGGTGTTCTGGTTTCTCTTGATAAAGGGAAAGCATCCACTTATGGAATTATGAACCTCGAAGATCGTGGAACTATTTTCGTTGAACCTGGTACGGAAGTGTACGAAGGAATGATCGTAGGTGAGCACAACCGTGAAAACGATCTTACCGTCAACATTACGAAAGAGAAGCACTTGACCAACATCCGTTCAGCGAACAAAGATACGACAAATACAATTAAGAAAACTCGCCAAATGACGCTTGAAGAAGCCATCGAGTATCTTGATGATGATGAATATTGCGAGGTAACACCTGAAAATGTTCGTCTTCGTAAGAAATACTTGAACAAGAATGAACGTGAGAAAATGGCGAAGAAGAAAAAACTTCAAAACACAGAAGTATAA
- a CDS encoding DMT family transporter, whose amino-acid sequence MAWIYLFFGAFFEIGWAVGLKLSEGFTDPLFSTVTVICIIISFTFFTKALKVIDIGTGYAIFTGIGAAGTALIGMIFLGDGGGAGKVFFIVLLITGIIGLKMSESNSEQVQQEG is encoded by the coding sequence ATGGCATGGATTTATTTATTTTTCGGTGCTTTTTTTGAAATCGGTTGGGCTGTTGGGTTGAAATTGTCAGAGGGATTCACGGACCCCCTCTTTTCAACCGTTACCGTCATATGTATCATTATCAGCTTCACTTTTTTCACAAAAGCATTAAAAGTTATTGATATTGGAACAGGTTATGCGATATTTACAGGGATTGGTGCAGCAGGCACAGCTTTAATCGGAATGATCTTTCTTGGCGACGGAGGCGGAGCTGGGAAAGTCTTTTTTATTGTACTTTTAATTACAGGGATTATTGGCTTAAAAATGTCTGAGTCAAACTCAGAACAAGTACAGCAGGAGGGATAA
- a CDS encoding 4a-hydroxytetrahydrobiopterin dehydratase produces MEEKLIPQEEKEERISQLDGWKLTDEKFIVKRYRFSEFLTGVQFVNHIAEYSEDIQHHPFISIDYKMVTLKLTSWNAKGLTELDLSCAVKYDELYDSIK; encoded by the coding sequence ATGGAGGAAAAGTTAATCCCACAAGAAGAAAAGGAAGAACGAATTTCCCAGTTAGACGGTTGGAAGCTGACAGATGAAAAATTCATTGTTAAGCGGTACCGGTTCAGTGAATTCCTGACAGGCGTCCAGTTCGTTAATCATATCGCTGAGTATTCAGAGGATATCCAACACCATCCATTCATCAGCATCGACTATAAAATGGTTACCTTGAAACTGACTTCTTGGAATGCGAAGGGGCTTACAGAACTTGACCTTTCCTGTGCTGTAAAATATGACGAACTTTATGATTCAATCAAATGA
- a CDS encoding cysteine hydrolase family protein has protein sequence MKQNTALIIIDMINKMDFDGGENLLENSLPVAERLKEFKREVKQQGVPVIYVNDNFGLWQDNASELLEECKKGTGEPVVEQMEPDEDDYFIIKPKHSGFFGTQLSILLDHLEVKNLILTGVAGDICVIFTANDAYMREYNLWVPEDGTASEYKEDNENALRIIKRSLAARTDSLDSSFLANIFSS, from the coding sequence ATGAAGCAGAATACCGCACTCATCATCATTGATATGATTAATAAAATGGACTTCGATGGTGGAGAAAACCTACTTGAAAACAGTCTTCCTGTCGCCGAGCGTTTAAAAGAATTCAAAAGAGAGGTCAAACAGCAAGGTGTCCCGGTAATTTATGTGAATGACAACTTTGGGCTTTGGCAGGACAATGCATCTGAGTTGTTGGAAGAATGTAAAAAGGGGACTGGAGAACCTGTAGTTGAACAAATGGAGCCTGATGAGGATGATTATTTTATTATTAAACCGAAGCATTCGGGCTTTTTTGGTACACAGTTAAGTATCCTCTTGGACCATTTAGAGGTGAAAAACCTGATTTTGACCGGAGTAGCAGGTGATATCTGCGTTATTTTTACAGCGAACGATGCTTATATGAGGGAATACAATCTATGGGTGCCGGAAGACGGCACAGCTTCTGAGTATAAAGAAGATAATGAAAATGCCTTGAGAATCATAAAACGGTCGTTGGCTGCTCGGACAGATTCTTTGGATAGCTCTTTCCTTGCTAACATTTTCAGTAGTTGA
- the bshB2 gene encoding bacillithiol biosynthesis deacetylase BshB2 has protein sequence MIEQEKQVLVIFPHPDDEAFGVSGTITSYIKQRTPLTYACLTLGEMGRNLGKPTFATRESLPEIRRKELMKAAEAMGIEDLRMMGLRDKTLEFEDDREMKDMVRQLIDELQPSLVISFYPGFAVHPDHEATARAVVRALREIDEKDRPKFHAVAFANDTEEKLGQPDIINDIRSVQKEKLSAMRAHISQTARMLEMLEEGIKVNDPEALKWVTDERFYTYDWNNDNVE, from the coding sequence ATGATCGAACAAGAAAAACAAGTACTTGTTATTTTCCCGCATCCCGATGACGAAGCTTTTGGAGTTTCCGGGACAATTACATCTTATATAAAACAAAGAACCCCTCTTACCTATGCATGCCTTACGCTCGGAGAAATGGGGCGCAATCTTGGTAAGCCAACCTTTGCAACGAGAGAGTCCCTGCCTGAAATCAGAAGAAAAGAATTGATGAAAGCGGCGGAAGCCATGGGCATTGAAGACCTTCGCATGATGGGTTTGAGAGATAAGACGCTTGAATTTGAAGATGATCGTGAAATGAAGGATATGGTCCGCCAATTGATTGATGAACTCCAACCATCTTTGGTGATCAGTTTCTATCCTGGATTTGCCGTCCATCCCGATCATGAAGCTACTGCACGCGCAGTCGTGCGGGCTTTGAGAGAAATAGATGAAAAAGATCGACCAAAGTTTCACGCGGTGGCTTTTGCGAATGATACCGAAGAGAAGCTGGGGCAGCCCGATATCATCAATGACATCCGATCTGTTCAAAAAGAAAAATTATCAGCGATGCGCGCCCATATTTCACAAACCGCACGAATGCTCGAAATGCTCGAAGAAGGCATCAAGGTCAATGACCCCGAAGCGTTGAAATGGGTGACAGACGAACGTTTTTACACGTATGATTGGAATAACGACAATGTCGAGTAG
- a CDS encoding TetR/AcrR family transcriptional regulator, producing MTKETIIDESLKLFANYGYENTTLANIAKAVGIKKPSLYNHFDNKEDIFLHVLYDVGEREKSHLMNQAGSIHQDSVADHLHEIYRVYLEHMAHSTEGMFFKRVTFFPPEEFADEIKKVFLMVEDCMTEIIRPVFEHGIKKGIIRPLSTNTLTSAFYTLIDGLFLEENFYDRDVFEERQEASWQIFWLGIKNPEH from the coding sequence ATGACAAAAGAAACGATTATTGATGAGAGTCTTAAGCTCTTTGCCAATTATGGATACGAAAATACGACTCTTGCCAATATTGCTAAAGCGGTTGGAATAAAAAAACCTTCTCTTTATAACCATTTCGATAATAAAGAAGATATCTTTCTTCACGTTCTTTATGACGTTGGGGAAAGAGAAAAAAGTCACTTGATGAATCAAGCAGGATCCATTCACCAAGACTCCGTGGCAGATCATCTTCATGAGATCTACCGTGTTTATCTGGAACATATGGCTCATTCAACAGAAGGCATGTTTTTCAAGCGTGTAACCTTTTTTCCACCCGAAGAATTCGCAGATGAAATTAAGAAAGTTTTCTTGATGGTGGAAGACTGTATGACAGAGATTATCCGTCCGGTATTTGAGCATGGGATAAAGAAAGGAATCATCCGCCCTCTTTCTACAAATACGCTAACTTCTGCTTTTTATACGTTGATTGACGGTTTGTTTCTGGAAGAAAACTTTTATGACCGGGATGTTTTTGAAGAAAGACAAGAAGCAAGTTGGCAAATTTTCTGGCTTGGCATTAAAAACCCGGAACATTAG
- a CDS encoding DMT family transporter, producing MAWVLLMMAGVGEMTAMFFLKLSDGFQKRKPAFMAILAGAASFYFLSLSLRDLPIGTAYGIWTGIGSAGTVLLGIFFFKEKANRKRLLFITCIVAGVIGLKMVS from the coding sequence ATGGCGTGGGTATTACTAATGATGGCAGGAGTGGGAGAAATGACAGCCATGTTCTTCTTGAAATTGTCAGATGGGTTCCAAAAAAGGAAACCGGCATTCATGGCTATACTTGCAGGTGCAGCAAGCTTCTATTTTCTTTCACTATCTTTGAGAGACCTTCCAATCGGAACAGCCTATGGGATATGGACAGGAATCGGGTCAGCAGGTACTGTATTGCTTGGAATCTTTTTCTTCAAAGAAAAAGCGAACCGGAAACGTCTGTTGTTCATTACTTGTATCGTTGCCGGAGTCATCGGTTTAAAAATGGTTTCTTAG
- a CDS encoding endonuclease MutS2 — MNQQTFESLGLNNILTRVSEFAHTDRGKETILHLQPSHDQKRLERMHEEVKEARAIIDSHSHVPIHTLGDIQVMIDQGNKGLYIRPQQFGSLVSFLEHCTKLKRFMKDKHFLAPTISLYVDSIADLSQLEEEIYGKIRHGQIDESASKELGKLRRKMDKTLSDMKTRMESSAKKYSSLLQENRPVDKGGRLTLPVKRENRSKVKGVILDQSSSGATLFIEPKEVTALQEEFGLLKMQEEQEMERILYALTASVLEKEYELNIAMETMHQYDVLFAKAKYSKLIDGNPPVFSQGEIEVKEGRHPLLGEKAVPLNLHMGGEDQALLITGPNTGGKTVTLKTVGLFCLMAQCGLPISAQPGSKLPLFQHVFVDIGDGQSIEENLSTFSSRLTNLIHVLQQANDHSLLLLDEIGSGTDPGEGMGLATAILDQLAQKGSTILATTHYSEMKTYALEKEGFINGAMAFDLETLKPTYQLQIGTTGKSQAFDIAYKLGLHPEILNHAYTITYKKEGNFTKEDELLKNPSYAKQVAINRYRQKRKAQKKEEAGFQMGDNVWIPAEEEMGIVYKGPNALGNYVVQVKGEKKEYNHKRLKLHISADELYPDDYDFDIIFKSKEYRKVKKVMDRKHVDGLTLEDEE; from the coding sequence TTGAATCAACAAACATTTGAAAGTTTAGGTTTGAACAATATCTTGACAAGAGTCAGTGAATTCGCTCATACCGATCGTGGCAAAGAAACGATTCTACATTTGCAACCATCCCATGATCAAAAGAGATTGGAAAGGATGCATGAGGAAGTAAAAGAGGCAAGAGCCATTATTGATAGTCACAGTCATGTACCCATTCACACCCTGGGTGACATCCAGGTCATGATTGATCAAGGGAACAAAGGTCTCTATATCCGTCCGCAGCAATTTGGTTCCCTTGTCTCTTTTCTAGAGCATTGTACAAAATTGAAACGTTTTATGAAAGATAAGCACTTCCTAGCCCCGACCATCTCTCTTTATGTTGATTCCATCGCGGATCTATCCCAATTGGAAGAGGAGATTTACGGAAAAATACGCCATGGACAAATCGATGAATCAGCATCGAAAGAGTTAGGGAAGCTGAGAAGAAAAATGGACAAAACTCTAAGCGATATGAAAACGAGGATGGAAAGTTCAGCTAAAAAATATAGCTCTTTACTTCAAGAGAATAGGCCGGTGGATAAAGGAGGTCGATTGACTCTTCCTGTCAAAAGAGAGAACCGGTCCAAAGTGAAAGGTGTCATCCTTGATCAATCTTCTTCTGGTGCGACGTTATTTATAGAACCTAAAGAAGTGACGGCCCTTCAAGAGGAATTCGGACTTTTGAAAATGCAGGAAGAGCAGGAGATGGAACGGATTCTCTATGCGTTGACGGCCTCTGTTCTAGAAAAGGAATATGAATTGAATATCGCTATGGAAACGATGCACCAGTATGATGTTCTTTTTGCAAAAGCGAAATACAGTAAATTGATTGATGGGAATCCCCCTGTCTTTTCACAAGGGGAAATTGAGGTCAAAGAAGGTCGTCATCCTCTATTAGGGGAAAAAGCCGTTCCGCTGAATCTCCATATGGGTGGAGAGGATCAAGCCCTGCTTATTACTGGTCCAAATACAGGAGGGAAGACGGTAACGTTAAAAACGGTCGGATTGTTTTGTTTAATGGCGCAATGTGGACTGCCGATTTCCGCACAACCCGGGAGTAAGTTACCTCTTTTTCAGCATGTATTTGTGGATATTGGTGACGGTCAAAGCATTGAAGAGAATTTAAGCACTTTCAGTTCAAGGCTGACCAACTTGATTCATGTTTTGCAGCAAGCCAATGATCATTCCTTGCTACTACTGGATGAAATCGGTTCTGGTACAGACCCGGGTGAAGGGATGGGATTAGCCACTGCGATTCTGGATCAACTTGCTCAGAAGGGCTCGACGATTTTAGCGACCACTCACTATAGTGAAATGAAAACCTATGCCTTGGAGAAAGAAGGGTTCATTAATGGAGCGATGGCTTTCGACTTGGAAACCCTCAAGCCTACGTACCAGTTGCAAATAGGGACAACCGGGAAAAGTCAGGCGTTTGATATCGCTTATAAATTAGGGCTGCATCCGGAAATTCTCAATCATGCTTATACCATCACATATAAGAAGGAAGGGAACTTTACGAAAGAGGATGAGCTCTTGAAGAATCCATCCTATGCCAAGCAAGTGGCGATCAATAGGTACAGGCAAAAACGAAAAGCTCAAAAGAAAGAGGAGGCAGGTTTTCAAATGGGGGATAATGTATGGATTCCTGCAGAAGAAGAAATGGGCATTGTTTATAAAGGTCCGAATGCTTTAGGGAATTATGTTGTCCAAGTTAAAGGGGAAAAGAAAGAATACAATCACAAGCGCTTGAAACTTCATATCTCAGCTGATGAACTATATCCTGATGATTATGATTTTGATATTATATTCAAATCCAAAGAATATAGGAAGGTTAAAAAAGTTATGGATCGGAAACATGTCGATGGATTAACTTTGGAAGACGAAGAATAA